Proteins from one Heptranchias perlo isolate sHepPer1 chromosome 42, sHepPer1.hap1, whole genome shotgun sequence genomic window:
- the LOC137306101 gene encoding uncharacterized protein, with protein MTGGGEEADVCADTQSVMSHAGKRPPQNSGSGTGNSESKSKNKVKLRCQVECYGQGKIHEDILKKLETSSCEGGPGIPCILFVYKVSHEIEDLRNALQWITKNETTQKEDICAVFLLEKISERSEVGEVMITLPDLYHVETKAVRVLWKEMDALWKMGNPFSCPEAIQTVREIIRQRNSQTRQGGEEADVCADVWTDCGSRSVMSAGDSPPGNPGLGRGVQNNSKNKEKLRCQETSSCEGGPGIPCILFVYKVSREIEDLRNALQWITKNETIQKEDICAVFLLEKISEKSKVGEVMITVPDLFHEDTKVVRVLWKEKDALWKMLGSNPFSCPEAIETVREIIRQRSSQTRQGGEEADVCADTQSVMSDAGKRPPQNSGSGTGNSESKSKNKVKLRCQVECYGQGKIHEDILKKLETSSCEGGPGIPCILFVYKVSHEIEDLRNALQWITKNETTQKEDICAVFLLEKISERSEVGEVMITLPDLYHVETKAVRVLWKEMDALWKMLGSNPFSCPEAIQTVREIIRQRSSQTRQEQEDKMSPVEEGIECIG; from the exons ATGACAGGAG GAGGAGAGGAGGCTGATGTTTGTGCAGACACGCAGTCCGTGATGAGCCACGCCGGGAAACGTCCACCGCAAAACTCGGGCTCTGGGACGGGGAACTCAGAGAGCAAGAGCAAGAACAAGGTGAAGCTTCGGTGTCAAG TGGAATGTTACGGTCAAGGAAAAATACATGAAGATATTCTGAAAAAACTAGAAACTTCCAGCTGTGAAGGAGGGCCAGGGATTCCGTGTATTCTGTTTGTCTACAAAGTGTCTCATGAAATTGAGGATCTCCGAAATGCTCTACAATGGATCACAA AAAATGAGACAACACAAAAGGAAGACATTTGTGCCGTGTTTCTGCTTGAAAAGATTTCAGAGAGATCCGAAGTGGGAGAGGTGATGATAACTCTGCCGGATTTATATCATGTGGAAACGAAAGCTGTTCGAGTTCTGTGGAAAGAGATGGATGCTTTGTGGAAAATGGGCAATCCTTTCAGCTGCCCCGAAGCTATTCAGACAGTCAGAGAGATAATCAGGCAAAGGAACAGCCAAACAAGACAAG GAGGAGAGGAGGCTGATGTTTGTGCAGATGTGTGGACGGACTGTGGGTCCCGGTCAGTGATGAGCGCCGGGGATTCTCCACCGGGAAACCCGGGTCTGGGACGGGGAGTTCAGAACAACAGCAAGAACAAGGAGAAGCTTCGGTGTCAAg AAACTTCCAGCTGTGAAGGAGGGCCAGGGATTCCGTGTATTCTGTTTGTCTACAAAGTGTCTCGTGAAATTGAGGACCTCCGAAATGCTCTACAATGGATCACAA AAAATGAGACAATACAAAAGGAAGACATTTGTGCCGTGTTTTTGCTTGAAAAGATTTCAGAGAAATCCAAAGTGGGAGAGGTGATGATAACTGTGCCGGATTTATTTCATGAAGATACAAAAGTTGTTCGAGttctgtggaaagagaaagatGCTTTGTGGAAAATGCTCGGGTCCAATCCTTTCAGCTGCCCCGAAGCTAttgagacagtcagagagataaTCAGGCAAAGGAGCAGCCAAACAAGACAAG GAGGAGAGGAGGCTGATGTTTGTGCAGACACGCAGTCAGTGATGAGCGACGCCGGGAAACGTCCACCGCAAAACTCGGGCTCTGGGACGGGGAACTCAGAGAGCAAGAGCAAGAACAAGGTGAAGCTTCGGTGTCAAG TGGAATGTTACGGTCAAGGAAAAATACATGAAGATATTCTGAAAAAACTAGAAACTTCCAGCTGTGAAGGAGGGCCAGGGATTCCGTGTATTCTGTTTGTCTACAAAGTGTCTCATGAAATTGAGGATCTCCGAAATGCTCTACAATGGATCACAA AAAATGAGACAACACAAAAGGAAGACATTTGTGCCGTGTTTCTGCTTGAAAAGATTTCAGAGAGATCCGAAGTGGGAGAGGTGATGATAACTCTGCCGGATTTATATCATGTGGAAACGAAAGCTGTTCGAGTTCTGTGGAAAGAGATGGATGCTTTGTGGAAAATGCTCGGGTCCAATCCTTTCAGCTGCCCCGAAGCTATTCAGACAGTCAGAGAGATAATCAGGCAAAGGAGCAGCCAAACAAGACAAG AGCAAGAGGACAAAATGAGTCCAGTCGAGGAAGGTATTGAATGTATTGGGTAA